A genomic window from Aquitalea aquatilis includes:
- a CDS encoding Bax inhibitor-1 family protein, protein MQPDLHNTYQTSTTSGLRNKVLRNTYALLGLSMIPTVMGALIGTHLNFALMAASPIMGMLAIMAVFYGLVFAIEKNRNNSLGVFLMLGFTFMMGLLLGPLLQFALRFSNGGQLIMTAGAATSLVFVVMAGIASTTKRDLSALGSFLTIGAIVLMVAVVANIFLQMPGMQLAIAAAFALFSSLMILWQVKVVVDGGETSYVSAALSIYISIYNLFTSLLQLLMAFSGERD, encoded by the coding sequence ATGCAACCGGACCTGCACAATACCTACCAGACCAGCACGACCAGCGGCCTACGCAACAAGGTTCTGCGCAATACCTATGCGCTGCTGGGCCTTTCGATGATCCCCACTGTCATGGGTGCCCTGATTGGCACGCATCTCAATTTCGCCCTCATGGCAGCCAGCCCGATCATGGGCATGCTAGCCATCATGGCGGTATTTTACGGCCTGGTTTTTGCCATCGAGAAAAACCGCAATAACTCGCTGGGCGTGTTCCTGATGCTGGGCTTTACCTTCATGATGGGCCTGCTGCTGGGCCCCTTGCTGCAATTCGCACTGCGTTTCAGCAATGGCGGCCAGCTGATCATGACTGCCGGCGCAGCCACTTCGCTGGTTTTTGTCGTCATGGCCGGCATTGCCAGCACCACCAAGCGCGATCTGTCCGCACTGGGTAGCTTCCTTACCATCGGCGCCATCGTGCTGATGGTCGCCGTGGTGGCCAACATCTTCCTGCAAATGCCGGGCATGCAGCTGGCCATTGCCGCAGCTTTTGCCTTGTTCAGCTCGCTGATGATTCTGTGGCAGGTCAAGGTGGTCGTGGATGGCGGCGAAACCAGCTACGTATCGGCCGCACTGTCGATCTACATCAGCATTTACAATCTGTTTACCAGCTTGCTGCAGTTGCTGATGGCTTTCAGCGGCGAACGTGACTGA
- a CDS encoding site-specific integrase produces the protein MATFEKRKAGWQARVRKGGLNETATFRTKAEAAAWAAAKENDLAAGRAGLAPNRTFGELLQRYSEEVSPSKRGGRWEQIRIAMLIRDYTALCDTRLAQFNTETVATWRDERLKSVSELSVIREWAILQNACSVAAKEWRWLPHNPMLQVKKPTAPAARSRRPTDDEIARLQLATGYVCDERPETMMARVGAVWLFAIETAMRAGEICSITLEHVHFDDRIVYLPKTKNGHAREVPLTREALRILRQVAEVTDGHATVFGIAAASLDALFRKAKAMALIEDLHFHDSRREALTRMAKKVDVMTLAKISGHRDLRILQNTYYAPKMKELVHLLDD, from the coding sequence ATGGCTACGTTTGAAAAGCGTAAGGCTGGCTGGCAGGCTCGCGTCCGCAAGGGTGGGCTCAATGAGACAGCCACCTTCAGAACAAAGGCGGAAGCTGCTGCGTGGGCTGCTGCTAAAGAAAATGATCTGGCTGCGGGTCGTGCTGGCTTAGCGCCTAACAGGACGTTCGGCGAATTGCTGCAGCGGTACTCTGAAGAAGTATCTCCATCAAAGCGTGGTGGCCGCTGGGAGCAGATTCGCATTGCTATGCTGATCCGCGACTATACCGCGCTATGTGATACCAGGCTGGCTCAGTTCAATACTGAGACGGTTGCTACGTGGCGTGATGAGCGCCTGAAATCTGTTTCTGAACTATCTGTGATCCGTGAGTGGGCAATTTTGCAGAATGCCTGCAGTGTGGCAGCAAAGGAGTGGCGTTGGTTGCCTCATAATCCAATGCTGCAAGTAAAGAAGCCTACCGCACCAGCGGCAAGAAGCCGCCGGCCGACGGATGATGAGATAGCCAGATTGCAGCTGGCTACTGGGTATGTGTGTGATGAGCGGCCTGAAACGATGATGGCCAGGGTAGGGGCGGTATGGCTGTTTGCAATCGAAACGGCCATGCGGGCGGGGGAAATTTGTAGCATTACGCTGGAGCATGTCCATTTTGATGACAGGATTGTGTACCTGCCAAAAACAAAGAATGGACATGCCCGCGAGGTGCCGCTGACAAGAGAGGCGCTCAGGATACTGAGGCAAGTTGCTGAGGTAACTGATGGCCATGCCACTGTTTTCGGGATTGCGGCGGCGTCGCTTGATGCGCTATTCCGGAAAGCAAAAGCCATGGCCTTGATTGAAGATCTGCACTTCCACGACTCCCGTCGTGAAGCGCTGACTAGAATGGCGAAAAAGGTTGATGTTATGACCTTGGCTAAAATAAGCGGCCATCGAGATTTGCGAATTTTGCAGAATACGTATTACGCTCCGAAAATGAAGGAGTTAGTACATTTGCTGGATGATTAG
- a CDS encoding helix-turn-helix transcriptional regulator, which yields MQENLNELAESVKSLVAALSKPRPVVPIDKQIWDADSCAEYLVVSRRQFTEHIACKPDFPACIDISTGGRRNPRWRASEVIRWVDSRQEKKRA from the coding sequence ATGCAAGAAAATCTGAATGAATTGGCTGAATCTGTTAAATCACTTGTTGCTGCACTATCCAAGCCAAGACCAGTAGTGCCGATTGATAAACAGATATGGGATGCAGATAGCTGCGCAGAATATTTAGTTGTCTCCCGACGGCAATTTACCGAACATATCGCATGCAAGCCGGATTTCCCGGCATGCATCGACATATCGACAGGCGGACGCAGAAACCCACGCTGGAGAGCATCAGAGGTAATCAGATGGGTAGATAGCCGCCAAGAGAAGAAACGCGCCTAA
- a CDS encoding phosphoadenosine phosphosulfate reductase family protein: protein MKKIHVVSVSGGKDSTATLLLALERVGRKNMRAIFCDTGNEHQAVYEYLFYLEQALDIQIDRLKADFSEQIANKRMFIARDKRTRRDKKTGRKVRWTNKAKRRALAVLHPTGNPFLDLCIWKGRFPSRKGQFCTEELKRNMAVAYQIDLVDAGYRVISWQGVRRDESENRRNAKLAERIGPRMHAFRPLVEWTALDVFNYCAQRSIQPNPLYLQGCSRVGCMPCINVSKDELRTISQRWPNEVERIAEWERLVRLASKPGAASFFYDTDAERARKGGSVWARVEWSRTTRGGSQYDLLADLDEPTACSSAYGLCE from the coding sequence ATGAAGAAAATACACGTTGTCAGCGTCAGTGGCGGAAAAGACAGCACTGCCACCCTGCTGCTAGCGCTGGAGCGCGTGGGCCGGAAAAACATGCGGGCAATCTTCTGCGACACCGGCAACGAGCATCAGGCCGTCTACGAGTACTTGTTCTACTTGGAGCAGGCGCTTGATATCCAGATCGACAGGCTAAAGGCTGATTTCAGTGAGCAGATTGCCAACAAGCGCATGTTCATTGCCCGTGACAAACGCACCAGACGCGATAAGAAAACCGGTCGCAAGGTACGCTGGACGAACAAGGCCAAGCGCCGGGCACTGGCTGTTCTTCACCCGACTGGCAATCCGTTTCTTGACCTCTGCATATGGAAGGGGCGCTTCCCCAGCCGTAAGGGGCAGTTCTGCACCGAGGAACTGAAACGCAATATGGCTGTGGCCTACCAGATCGACCTTGTAGACGCCGGCTATCGCGTAATCAGTTGGCAGGGCGTTCGCCGGGATGAAAGCGAGAACCGCCGCAATGCCAAGCTGGCCGAGCGCATTGGCCCGCGCATGCATGCCTTCCGCCCACTGGTCGAGTGGACTGCACTCGATGTTTTCAACTACTGCGCCCAGCGCAGCATCCAGCCGAACCCGCTCTATCTGCAAGGCTGCAGCCGAGTCGGTTGCATGCCATGCATCAACGTCAGCAAGGACGAACTGCGCACCATCAGCCAGCGCTGGCCGAATGAGGTTGAGCGCATTGCCGAGTGGGAACGACTTGTCCGACTTGCCAGTAAGCCAGGCGCGGCATCGTTCTTTTATGACACCGATGCAGAACGAGCGCGAAAAGGCGGGAGCGTATGGGCTCGGGTCGAGTGGAGCCGAACAACACGCGGCGGCAGTCAGTACGACTTGTTGGCCGATCTGGATGAGCCAACGGCGTGTAGCAGTGCTTATGGATTGTGTGAATAA
- a CDS encoding DNA cytosine methyltransferase encodes MRVADGFAGIGGSSEGAKMAGAEIVWTGNHWQAAVEIHARNHPQAMHTCQDMHQVNPALIPQHDIFLASPCCQGHSPARGKANGNPQHDSSRATAWSVLSIVEYHKENVIIIENVPAFTKWALYPAWLQALHALGYAISPYIIDAANHGVPQNRERLYLVMTKSKHPIELALPNRPHIGADSFIDFSQGNWSKIDKPGRSAATLHRIAAGRERFGNRFLAPYYGTGSGQTGRDITRPIGTITTRDRWAVIDGDRMRMLTKHECAAAMGFPPDYILPEQHSLAVHMIGNAVCPVVMCDLINSIKEAA; translated from the coding sequence ATGAGAGTCGCAGACGGCTTCGCCGGCATTGGCGGATCTAGCGAAGGCGCAAAGATGGCGGGAGCGGAAATTGTTTGGACCGGGAACCACTGGCAAGCAGCAGTTGAGATTCACGCCAGAAACCACCCTCAGGCAATGCATACCTGCCAGGACATGCATCAGGTCAATCCCGCCCTCATTCCGCAGCATGACATTTTCCTTGCAAGCCCCTGTTGCCAGGGACACAGCCCAGCCAGAGGGAAAGCCAACGGCAACCCGCAACACGATAGCAGCCGAGCAACAGCATGGTCAGTTTTGAGCATTGTCGAGTATCACAAAGAAAACGTCATCATTATTGAAAACGTGCCAGCATTTACCAAGTGGGCTCTTTATCCAGCATGGCTGCAGGCACTTCATGCACTGGGGTATGCAATCTCCCCCTATATCATCGACGCGGCTAATCATGGCGTACCCCAGAACAGGGAACGCCTGTATCTGGTAATGACCAAGAGCAAGCACCCTATTGAATTGGCACTGCCCAATCGCCCACACATAGGCGCTGACAGCTTCATTGATTTCAGCCAGGGCAACTGGAGCAAGATCGACAAGCCAGGCCGCAGCGCTGCAACACTGCATCGCATAGCAGCAGGCCGGGAACGCTTCGGTAACAGATTCCTTGCGCCCTATTACGGGACAGGATCTGGCCAGACCGGCCGGGATATCACCAGACCGATTGGAACGATCACCACACGGGATAGATGGGCAGTCATCGATGGCGACCGCATGCGAATGCTCACAAAGCATGAATGCGCTGCGGCCATGGGATTCCCTCCCGATTACATCCTCCCAGAACAACACTCCCTCGCAGTCCACATGATTGGCAATGCCGTTTGCCCTGTCGTTATGTGCGACCTGATCAACTCCATCAAGGAGGCAGCATGA
- a CDS encoding AAA family ATPase has protein sequence MIIAIANTKGGCCKTTTAVNLAAELERRKHLTVLHDADPQETAYKWALRRLALRPCATHLIAVCEAANVLKSATQWASNTVVIIDAGGWDSPQMREAMAAADIMIIPMQPSQPDLEALESLTSIIADAKRSINPGLLSAILLTRTPTSPQNRETADARAALADFGLIPVLRSQIRDRPLYRHLFADGLAVADTRAAKASAARAEIQLLADEILAMQ, from the coding sequence ATGATCATTGCAATAGCGAACACCAAAGGCGGCTGCTGCAAGACGACGACAGCGGTCAACCTGGCAGCAGAACTTGAAAGGCGCAAACACTTAACCGTGCTGCATGATGCCGATCCGCAAGAAACAGCATACAAATGGGCACTGCGGAGGCTTGCACTACGCCCTTGCGCCACCCACCTGATTGCGGTCTGCGAAGCGGCCAATGTGCTCAAATCCGCCACTCAATGGGCAAGCAATACTGTCGTAATCATCGATGCAGGCGGCTGGGATAGCCCACAGATGCGTGAGGCCATGGCAGCAGCCGACATCATGATTATCCCGATGCAGCCCAGCCAGCCCGACCTTGAGGCGCTGGAATCTCTGACCAGCATCATCGCAGATGCCAAGCGCAGCATTAACCCCGGATTGCTCTCCGCCATCCTGCTCACCAGAACACCCACCAGCCCACAGAACCGGGAAACAGCCGATGCCCGCGCCGCCCTGGCCGACTTCGGGCTTATCCCGGTACTGCGCAGTCAGATCCGCGACCGGCCACTGTATCGCCATCTGTTTGCAGATGGCCTTGCCGTGGCCGACACCCGAGCAGCCAAGGCCAGCGCAGCCCGCGCCGAGATCCAACTGCTTGCTGATGAAATCCTTGCAATGCAATGA
- a CDS encoding helix-turn-helix domain-containing protein, with translation MNNLQRRRELFSAGDYGLLRQLLGMSQAQFWAAVGVSQAAGSRYEASGYAPEAITHALRLTHVENIDFRTISADHIRKTA, from the coding sequence ATGAATAACCTGCAGCGCCGCCGCGAACTATTCAGCGCTGGTGACTATGGACTGCTGCGCCAGCTGCTGGGCATGAGCCAGGCACAATTCTGGGCAGCAGTTGGCGTCAGCCAGGCTGCTGGTAGCCGCTACGAAGCGTCAGGATACGCGCCCGAGGCGATTACACACGCGCTGCGCCTGACTCACGTTGAAAACATCGATTTCCGTACCATCAGCGCCGATCACATCCGGAAAACAGCATGA
- a CDS encoding type I restriction endonuclease, producing MSSAFKDRVLSHIDHVKKNGALCSTEETTKQALILPLLDILGFSAFDPSKIKAEYQADFPGAKAGERVDYALFCNGLPVMYVEAKPYGEKLDNHCPQLSRYFNASPEVAVSAITNGREWRFFTDLTNKNVMDKSPFLTIDLLDITENDIQQLNRFRHDQFQPESLRVLAEESIYLTSFTKAIIDSLRDVDQDFVKYVANRANVERQLNQRFVESITPLVRQAVEQSVSAMVVSGLSAPIREVTEQGENNSQGNDSSTDDLVVDPANPRIITTPAERMIFDNAKLVLGDEADIQAKDTESYFSILFQGKTNRWLLRYYDGKQRPTIQFPFQLSDQSKAEITRAGLEIGSGEQVIIDRPENLLRLPGLLFDALSYASNNENFRRK from the coding sequence ATGAGTAGCGCTTTTAAAGACAGAGTACTTTCACATATTGATCATGTAAAAAAGAATGGGGCCTTGTGTAGTACTGAAGAAACTACGAAGCAAGCGTTAATACTCCCATTGCTAGACATTCTCGGCTTTAGCGCATTTGATCCAAGTAAAATAAAAGCAGAGTACCAAGCAGACTTCCCCGGAGCAAAGGCAGGAGAGCGTGTTGATTACGCACTATTCTGCAACGGGCTTCCGGTTATGTATGTTGAGGCAAAACCATATGGGGAAAAGCTAGACAATCATTGCCCGCAGTTATCACGATATTTTAACGCATCACCAGAGGTTGCAGTTTCAGCCATAACAAATGGTCGTGAGTGGCGCTTCTTTACCGACCTCACTAATAAAAATGTCATGGACAAGTCCCCATTCCTGACCATTGACTTGCTCGACATAACAGAAAATGACATCCAGCAGCTAAATAGATTTAGACATGATCAGTTCCAGCCGGAATCTCTTCGAGTACTAGCAGAAGAAAGTATTTATCTCACATCATTTACAAAGGCCATTATTGATAGCCTGCGTGACGTTGACCAAGACTTTGTAAAGTACGTTGCCAATAGAGCCAATGTTGAACGCCAATTGAATCAGCGATTTGTTGAAAGCATTACTCCATTAGTTAGACAAGCGGTTGAGCAATCAGTAAGCGCAATGGTCGTATCAGGGTTATCAGCACCAATACGAGAAGTAACCGAACAAGGTGAGAACAATAGCCAAGGAAATGACAGTTCGACTGACGACCTAGTTGTTGATCCAGCCAATCCGAGAATAATAACAACACCGGCTGAGCGCATGATTTTTGATAATGCGAAATTAGTGCTTGGTGATGAGGCGGATATCCAAGCAAAAGATACTGAAAGCTACTTCAGCATACTATTCCAAGGCAAAACAAATAGATGGCTACTTCGCTACTATGATGGCAAGCAACGCCCGACCATACAATTCCCCTTCCAGCTTTCTGACCAATCCAAAGCAGAGATAACACGAGCCGGCCTAGAGATTGGATCTGGCGAGCAGGTAATCATCGACAGACCTGAGAACCTGCTTAGACTACCAGGTCTACTCTTTGACGCACTGAGCTATGCATCCAACAACGAGAACTTTAGACGCAAATAG
- a CDS encoding S24 family peptidase, with translation MDIKQIRLKNLRALFVEMGSIANVARASGTAEAYLSQISNGVPLPSGRPRGVGDALARKLEVGCSKPRGWMDAAHDSESNQSQIVPAHASIRTYDSIDELDQQCYVQVERFNVKLSAGSGQAVEWIPERVDPLVFRKNWFERKGYAKEYCKAMYIRGDSMEPFLCNWDTVLIDTSDTELTEGDIFAVVFNTRLYIKKIAFYADGVKLVSLNDKYDPIAVPNSEAEKFTCLGKMVWRGG, from the coding sequence ATGGATATCAAACAGATACGTCTGAAGAACTTGCGAGCCCTGTTCGTCGAAATGGGCAGCATCGCGAACGTCGCACGCGCCAGCGGGACAGCAGAAGCCTACCTATCCCAAATCTCAAACGGGGTCCCACTACCTAGCGGTCGCCCCCGAGGCGTAGGGGATGCACTAGCGAGGAAACTAGAGGTCGGGTGTAGCAAGCCTAGAGGATGGATGGATGCTGCTCATGACTCCGAATCGAACCAAAGCCAGATAGTCCCCGCCCATGCATCTATTCGAACCTACGACTCCATAGACGAGCTTGACCAGCAGTGCTACGTCCAAGTCGAGCGATTCAACGTAAAGCTCTCTGCAGGAAGCGGGCAAGCTGTGGAGTGGATTCCCGAGAGAGTTGACCCACTTGTATTTAGAAAGAACTGGTTTGAAAGAAAAGGCTATGCAAAAGAATATTGCAAAGCGATGTATATTCGCGGCGATAGCATGGAACCATTTCTTTGCAACTGGGATACCGTATTAATTGACACTAGCGATACCGAATTAACTGAAGGTGATATTTTTGCGGTCGTATTTAACACAAGACTTTACATAAAGAAAATTGCCTTTTACGCTGATGGCGTGAAATTAGTAAGCCTCAATGATAAATATGACCCTATTGCAGTACCAAATTCAGAAGCAGAAAAATTTACATGCCTAGGCAAAATGGTCTGGCGGGGCGGGTAG